A stretch of Dysidea avara chromosome 5, odDysAvar1.4, whole genome shotgun sequence DNA encodes these proteins:
- the LOC136256711 gene encoding transmembrane protein with metallophosphoesterase domain-like, whose product MMEAIRSRVTFPIVVLSVSSLVAILLVQLWIRSLDPAQQVVAFRYQGFVFIEFIMFLVCRYIWKRMSVLPRWSRAPLLLIMILGMARFGMNPFTQTDPNIIVYLTSMSMATVILLSSILGISDVIMYVVISRDKEYYSKMRAWLCLVIVIMVLIIERHIAEDIKITRLGIPVNSHISQDGLTIAQLSDIHLGPNVGRTKLTSIVEMTNQLQPDVVVITGDLIDAPFDYLQFAVQPLAGLKSKLGVYFITGNHEYYTGDIDRWLVKLPDYGVKPLINSRVKLLPDLYLAGLEDYQTKKMNYGNHMMDVHAALAGRDRGIPTIVLAHQPNAVLEAIYWEDVFLVLSGHTHAGQLYPIALPVYLIQPFFAGLYEPRPGVYVYVSSGTVYNWMPLRDFYRPEIVLYTLTST is encoded by the exons ATGATGGAGGCTATTCGGTCACGTGTCACTTTCCCAATAGTGGTATTATCAGTAAGCAGCCTGGTCGCCATATTGTTAGTTCAGTTATGGATAAGATCCCTGGATCCTGCCCAACAAGTGGTCGCGTTTCGTTACCAAGGTTTCGTCTTTATCGAGTTTATAATGTTCCTGGTGTGTCGGTACATATGGAAGCGCATGTCTGTATTACCGCGCTGGTCACGTGCTCCACTGCTGTTAATTATGATCCTGGGAATGGCCAGGTTTGGAATGAACCCGTTCACCCAAACTGATCCGAATATTATCGTATACCTCACCAGTATGAGTATGGCCACAGTAATATTGTTATCTAGTATACTTGGAATATCTGATGTCATCATGTATGTTGTCATCTCACGTGATAAAGAGTATTACTCCAAGATGAGAGCGTGGCTATGTCTGGTGATTGTCATTATGGTGCTAATAATAGAACGACACATAGCAGAAGACATAAAGATCACAAGACTTGGTATACCAGTTAACAGCCATATTAGTCAGGACGGACTAACTATTGCTCAACTAAGTGATATTCACCTGGGGCCTAATGTGGGACGAACTAAACTGACATCAATTGTGGAGATGACCAATCAGCTTCAACCTGATGTAGTGGTTATTACTGGCGATCTAATCGATGCCCCCTTTGACTATCTCCAATTTGCTGTACAGCCACTGGCTGGATTGAAGAGTAAATTGGGTGTATACTTCATAACAG GTAACCACGAGTACTACACGGGAGATATAGATCGTTGGTTGGTTAAGTTACCAGACTATGGGGTGAAGCCATTGATCAACTCGAGAGTGAAGCTGCTACCAGATCTATACCTGGCAGGGTTGGAGGATTATCAAACTAAGAAAATGAA CTATGGCAATCACATGATGGATGTACATGCAGCACTGGCAGGAAGAGACAGGGGAATCCCCACGATAGTGTTAGCACATCAACCCAATGCAGTGCTGGAGGCAATATACTGGGAAGATGTGTTCCTCGTGTTATCAGGCCACACTCACGCCGGTCAGCTCTACCCAATAGCATTACCAGTCTACTTGATACAACCATTTTTTGCTGGCCTATACGAGCCACGGCCTGGAGTGTATGTCTATGTTAGTTCAGGGACTGTCTACAATTGGATGCCTCTAAGAGACTTCTACCGACCAGAGATCGTGTTGTATACCCTAACTAGCACATAA